A genomic region of Noviherbaspirillum sp. L7-7A contains the following coding sequences:
- a CDS encoding transposase encodes MTARRPCPPAPGPLEDYATHFDPLFHSLAQRHHFRTYLAGLLAPRDRPKTLTALAGAEPLVEAQTAPVQQLQFFLSESCWDADLITMRTLQLRGDDSLTASDADGVLVIDHTGDRKDGYATDHEARQYLGSVGKVDNGIVAVTTLWANEQRYYPLHVAPYTPESRLADGKKDPAFRSKP; translated from the coding sequence ATGACTGCCCGCCGTCCTTGCCCGCCAGCACCCGGTCCACTCGAAGATTACGCAACGCACTTCGATCCCTTGTTTCATTCGCTGGCGCAACGTCATCACTTTCGCACTTATCTTGCTGGTCTGCTGGCACCGCGCGACCGGCCCAAGACGCTCACGGCATTAGCCGGTGCCGAGCCGCTCGTCGAGGCGCAGACAGCGCCCGTACAGCAACTGCAGTTCTTCCTCTCCGAGTCCTGTTGGGATGCCGACCTCATCACGATGCGGACATTACAGTTGCGGGGAGACGATTCGCTCACAGCAAGTGATGCTGATGGGGTTCTTGTCATTGATCACACTGGCGACCGTAAGGATGGCTATGCCACCGACCATGAAGCACGTCAGTACCTGGGGTCAGTCGGCAAGGTCGATAACGGCATCGTCGCGGTCACGACCTTATGGGCCAATGAGCAGCGGTATTATCCCTTGCATGTCGCCCCGTACACCCCGGAAAGCCGACTGGCAGACGGCAAGAAAGATCCTGCCTTCCGTAGCAAGCCATAA
- a CDS encoding transposase, with translation MAAGIAFKAIVADCFYGDHRELVAALRQRRLPFVLSHRGTVGRGWAPADVAYSFNEAIEELHSRDWHKVTRHFRDGYVEQWWAAELTFLRYGPGKPVRAICATTDRSTLPEPSTWYLTTNLPLEAAPLAKVVPLYGLRHWVEQGYKQMKDQLGWADFMVRNDRAIRRHWVLVCCALAFCWWQEAQQARLHNPDTSPVRKKKPSRSSANAMSLAAPAAFGTGMVDTAALAHALLACLLRQAPACRTGCFGEIPYWERRNQPSSPSLTNYR, from the coding sequence TTGGCTGCTGGCATTGCTTTCAAGGCCATTGTGGCCGACTGCTTTTACGGCGACCATCGCGAACTCGTGGCGGCACTGCGGCAACGCCGGCTGCCCTTTGTGCTGTCTCACCGCGGCACAGTAGGACGTGGTTGGGCCCCTGCCGATGTTGCCTACTCCTTCAACGAAGCGATTGAGGAACTGCATTCACGCGACTGGCACAAGGTGACGCGCCACTTCCGGGACGGCTATGTCGAACAATGGTGGGCTGCGGAACTGACCTTCCTGAGGTATGGCCCTGGCAAGCCGGTGCGCGCCATTTGCGCCACCACCGACCGCAGCACGTTACCGGAGCCGTCGACCTGGTACCTGACGACGAACCTGCCGCTCGAGGCGGCTCCTTTGGCAAAAGTGGTGCCGTTGTACGGCTTGCGGCATTGGGTTGAGCAAGGCTACAAGCAAATGAAGGATCAGCTTGGCTGGGCCGACTTCATGGTGCGCAATGACCGGGCGATTCGCCGCCATTGGGTGCTGGTGTGCTGTGCCCTTGCCTTCTGCTGGTGGCAGGAAGCACAGCAAGCGCGCCTGCATAATCCGGACACTTCCCCGGTGCGAAAAAAAAAGCCAAGCCGTTCGTCTGCCAATGCGATGTCGCTGGCCGCGCCTGCTGCGTTCGGTACGGGCATGGTTGACACCGCTGCACTGGCTCACGCGCTGCTGGCATGCCTGCTTCGCCAAGCCCCCGCCTGCCGAACTGGCTGCTTTGGTGAAATTCCTTATTGGGAACGACGGAATCAACCTTCATCTCCGTCTTTAACAAACTACCGCTAG